In the genome of Mycobacteriales bacterium, one region contains:
- a CDS encoding DUF6350 family protein, translated as MTDLLSRPGRPAVRRPAARPRSRRPPAANLPVLGLALAGWAAALGLTAPVVVSMLGWAADPRSGSPPGAPLRLAVDSWLLAHHVGLRVAGGHLGIAPLGLTALLVLLLVRVGRVLARLGRVATPEQAARAVGALAGGYAALACGLALAVRSPAVAPAAGQAFLAAGLIAALSGGYGVYREAGARVLPRLAFPAWAGPMLAGGLAGTGVLAAGGALIAAGSVLGHAGRAADLAGALQPGAVGVGGLSLLCLVFFPNAALAAAAYAVGPGFAVGVGTRVAPFGVHLGAVPALPLFAGLPQSGPAPAGSLAAFVVPVAAGIVAARVVRHRYPGPLTLETVGVAMSSGLVTGAVMALLAALAGGPGPGLLAALGPSPWQLGLASAGEVGLAAAATVGVLAVWRGRSE; from the coding sequence GTGACCGATTTGCTGAGCCGGCCCGGTCGGCCGGCGGTCCGTCGGCCGGCGGCCCGACCTAGGTCGAGGCGTCCGCCCGCGGCCAACCTGCCCGTGCTGGGCCTGGCGCTGGCCGGCTGGGCGGCCGCCCTCGGGCTCACGGCCCCGGTCGTCGTGAGCATGCTCGGCTGGGCGGCAGATCCGCGCTCCGGTTCGCCGCCGGGTGCGCCCCTGCGGCTGGCGGTGGACAGCTGGTTGCTGGCGCACCACGTTGGTCTGCGCGTTGCCGGGGGGCACCTCGGCATCGCCCCGCTGGGACTCACCGCGTTGCTCGTCCTGCTGCTCGTGCGGGTCGGCCGGGTCCTCGCCCGGCTCGGCCGGGTGGCCACCCCGGAGCAGGCAGCCCGGGCGGTCGGGGCGCTCGCCGGGGGCTACGCCGCGCTCGCCTGCGGGCTTGCGCTGGCCGTCCGGTCGCCGGCCGTGGCTCCGGCGGCCGGCCAGGCGTTCCTCGCCGCCGGGTTGATCGCCGCCCTGTCCGGCGGCTACGGCGTGTACCGGGAGGCCGGTGCCCGGGTCTTGCCGCGGCTCGCCTTCCCCGCCTGGGCCGGTCCGATGTTGGCCGGCGGTTTGGCCGGTACCGGCGTCCTCGCCGCTGGCGGGGCGCTGATCGCCGCCGGTTCGGTGCTCGGACATGCCGGCCGCGCGGCGGACCTGGCCGGGGCGCTCCAGCCGGGCGCCGTCGGGGTGGGGGGGTTGAGCCTGCTCTGCCTGGTGTTCTTCCCGAATGCCGCCCTCGCCGCTGCGGCCTACGCGGTCGGACCCGGCTTCGCGGTGGGGGTCGGAACCCGGGTGGCACCGTTCGGTGTGCATCTGGGCGCGGTCCCGGCCCTACCGCTGTTCGCCGGCCTCCCGCAGTCCGGTCCGGCGCCGGCGGGGTCGCTCGCGGCGTTCGTCGTCCCGGTCGCCGCCGGGATCGTCGCCGCCCGGGTCGTCCGGCACCGCTACCCGGGGCCGCTCACGCTGGAGACCGTGGGCGTCGCGATGTCCTCGGGGCTGGTCACCGGGGCGGTCATGGCTCTGCTCGCTGCGCTGGCGGGCGGCCCGGGCCCGGGGTTGCTCGCCGCGCTCGGCCCCTCCCCGTGGCAGCTCGGCCTCGCATCGGCCGGTGAAGTAGGGCTGGCGGCGGCCGCGACCGTCGGCGTACTGGCCGTGTGGCGAGGCCGCAGCGAATAG
- the purN gene encoding phosphoribosylglycinamide formyltransferase, with the protein MTRLVVLVSGAGTNLQALLDAAEIDPRFPRTVAVGADRPDAAALGRAARQGIPTFVVRPAEHPDRPAWDAALAGSVASHRPDLVVCAGFMRILGPAFLARFMPRIVNTHPALLPAFPGKHAVREALVYGAKVTGATVHLVDAGVDSGPVVAQVCVPVAPGDDEASLHERIKVAERALLVDAVRSLAGGFSVEGRSVRFP; encoded by the coding sequence ATGACCCGGCTCGTCGTTCTGGTCTCCGGCGCTGGCACCAACCTGCAGGCGTTGCTCGACGCCGCGGAAATCGACCCGAGGTTCCCGCGCACCGTGGCGGTCGGCGCGGACCGGCCGGACGCGGCCGCACTCGGGCGGGCCGCCCGCCAGGGGATCCCGACCTTTGTCGTGCGGCCCGCCGAGCATCCGGACCGGCCCGCTTGGGACGCGGCGCTGGCCGGCTCGGTCGCATCCCACCGCCCCGACCTCGTCGTCTGCGCGGGTTTCATGCGCATCCTCGGGCCCGCGTTCCTCGCCCGCTTCATGCCGCGGATCGTCAACACCCATCCCGCCCTGCTGCCTGCCTTCCCCGGCAAACACGCTGTCCGCGAGGCCCTCGTTTATGGTGCAAAGGTGACGGGCGCCACCGTGCATCTCGTCGATGCGGGTGTCGACTCCGGCCCGGTGGTGGCCCAGGTCTGCGTCCCGGTGGCGCCGGGCGACGACGAGGCGAGCCTGCACGAGCGGATCAAAGTGGCGGAACGCGCCCTCCTCGTCGACGCGGTGCGCAGCCTCGCGGGAGGATTCAGCGTGGAGGGGCGCAGCGTGCGTTTCCCGTGA
- the purH gene encoding bifunctional phosphoribosylaminoimidazolecarboxamide formyltransferase/IMP cyclohydrolase, whose product MTTRPIRRALVSVYDKTGLIELGRALADAGVEIVSTGSTAARLADAGVPVTTVEQITAFPEVLDGRVKTLHPGVHAGILADLRNPEHARQIDELGIQPFDLVVVNLYPFRETVAGGLGFDECVEMIDIGGPAMVRAAAKNHPSVAVVTDPADYPGLVEAVRAGGFDLEARRVLAAAAFAHTAGYDLAVASWFARPDEFPPFLGLGFERAGMLRYGENPHQRAAVYIDRDVPGGLAGAEQLHGKAMSYNNYVDADAARRAAHDFSAPAVAIVKHANPCGIAVGEDAADAHRKAHACDPVSAFGGVIAVNRPVTVPLAEQIAEVFTEVVVAPAYADGALEVLSRKPSIRLLVCPPPRQAGAEYRQISGGLLAQTVDRIDVPGDDPAKWTLRAGPPVDDATLADLGFAWRAVRAVKSNAILLASAGATVGIGMGQVNRVDSARLAVARAGDRAPGAVAASDAYFPFADGVEVLITAGVRAVVQPGGSIRDDEVIAAAERGGISMYVTGTRHFAH is encoded by the coding sequence GTGACGACCCGCCCGATCCGCCGCGCGCTGGTAAGCGTGTACGACAAGACCGGGTTGATCGAGCTCGGTCGGGCGCTGGCCGACGCCGGTGTCGAGATCGTGTCCACCGGGTCGACCGCCGCTCGGCTGGCCGACGCGGGCGTGCCGGTGACGACCGTCGAGCAGATCACGGCCTTCCCCGAGGTGCTGGATGGGCGGGTGAAGACCCTGCACCCCGGGGTGCACGCCGGGATCCTCGCCGATCTGCGCAACCCGGAGCACGCCAGGCAGATCGACGAACTCGGGATCCAGCCGTTCGACCTTGTCGTCGTTAACCTCTACCCGTTCCGGGAGACCGTTGCCGGCGGCCTCGGTTTCGACGAGTGTGTCGAGATGATCGACATCGGCGGCCCCGCCATGGTCCGGGCGGCCGCGAAGAATCATCCGTCGGTCGCCGTGGTCACCGATCCGGCCGACTACCCGGGCCTCGTCGAAGCCGTCCGGGCCGGTGGCTTCGACCTCGAGGCCAGGCGCGTGCTGGCCGCCGCGGCCTTCGCGCACACCGCCGGATACGACCTCGCCGTCGCCTCCTGGTTCGCCCGTCCGGACGAGTTCCCGCCGTTCCTCGGGCTCGGCTTCGAACGGGCCGGCATGTTGCGCTACGGGGAGAACCCGCATCAGCGGGCCGCCGTCTACATCGACCGCGACGTCCCGGGCGGGTTGGCCGGTGCGGAGCAGCTGCACGGCAAGGCGATGTCGTACAACAACTACGTGGATGCGGATGCGGCCCGGCGGGCCGCCCACGACTTCTCCGCACCCGCGGTCGCCATCGTCAAGCACGCGAACCCGTGCGGGATTGCCGTGGGTGAGGATGCCGCCGATGCCCACCGCAAGGCGCACGCCTGCGATCCGGTCTCCGCGTTCGGTGGCGTCATCGCGGTCAACCGGCCGGTCACGGTCCCCCTCGCCGAGCAGATCGCCGAGGTCTTCACCGAGGTCGTCGTCGCTCCCGCCTATGCCGACGGCGCCCTCGAGGTGCTCTCGCGAAAGCCTTCGATCCGGCTGCTCGTCTGTCCCCCGCCGCGGCAAGCGGGTGCTGAGTACCGGCAGATCTCCGGCGGACTGCTCGCGCAGACCGTCGACCGGATCGACGTCCCCGGGGACGACCCCGCCAAGTGGACGCTGCGGGCCGGACCGCCGGTCGACGACGCCACCCTCGCCGACCTCGGCTTCGCCTGGCGGGCCGTCCGCGCGGTCAAGTCCAACGCCATCCTGCTCGCCTCCGCCGGCGCGACGGTCGGGATCGGCATGGGTCAGGTCAACCGGGTGGATTCGGCCCGGCTCGCGGTTGCCCGGGCCGGGGATCGCGCGCCCGGTGCGGTCGCGGCATCCGACGCCTACTTCCCGTTCGCCGACGGCGTGGAGGTGCTCATCACCGCTGGGGTCCGGGCCGTCGTGCAGCCCGGCGGCTCGATTCGCGACGACGAGGTGATCGCGGCCGCCGAGCGGGGCGGGATCTCGATGTACGTCACCGGGACTCGGCACTTCGCGCACTGA
- a CDS encoding bifunctional methylenetetrahydrofolate dehydrogenase/methenyltetrahydrofolate cyclohydrolase, with protein MTAVLLDGKATSAAIRADLRDRVARLRERGMVPGLGTVLVGDDPGSRAYVAGKHRDCAEVGIGSLRRDLPADAGQEAVLAAVRELNADPACTGYIVQLPLPAGLDAGLVLDAMDPAKDADGLHPVNLGRLVLGEPGPLPCTARACVELLRTFGIPLAGAEVTIVGRGVTVGRPLGLLLTRRSENATVTLCHTATKDLAAHTRSADVVVVAAGVPGLVTADMVRPGAAVLDVGITRIERADGSAGLVGDVAPEVRDVAGWLAPMPGGVGPMTRAMLLSNVVEAAEAAEAAEAAEGRPGGGSTQPT; from the coding sequence GTGACCGCAGTCCTTCTCGACGGCAAGGCCACGTCCGCAGCGATCCGGGCGGACTTGCGGGATCGGGTTGCCCGGCTCCGCGAGCGCGGCATGGTTCCCGGGCTGGGCACCGTCCTGGTGGGCGACGACCCGGGCAGCCGCGCCTACGTCGCCGGCAAGCACCGAGACTGCGCCGAGGTGGGGATCGGGTCGCTGCGACGTGACCTGCCGGCCGATGCCGGTCAGGAGGCGGTCCTGGCGGCGGTCCGTGAGCTCAACGCCGACCCGGCGTGCACCGGTTACATCGTTCAGCTGCCGCTGCCCGCCGGCCTGGACGCCGGGCTGGTGCTGGATGCGATGGACCCGGCGAAGGACGCCGACGGTTTGCACCCGGTCAACCTCGGCCGGTTGGTCCTGGGCGAGCCAGGTCCCCTGCCATGTACCGCTCGGGCCTGCGTCGAGTTGCTGCGGACCTTCGGGATTCCCCTCGCCGGGGCGGAGGTGACCATCGTCGGCCGCGGCGTGACCGTCGGCCGGCCGCTCGGTCTGCTGCTCACCCGGCGCAGCGAGAACGCGACCGTCACCCTGTGCCACACCGCGACGAAGGACCTCGCGGCGCACACCCGGTCGGCCGATGTGGTGGTCGTGGCCGCCGGAGTGCCCGGCCTGGTGACCGCCGACATGGTCCGGCCTGGCGCCGCGGTGCTCGACGTGGGGATCACCCGGATCGAACGCGCGGACGGTTCCGCCGGTCTGGTGGGGGACGTGGCGCCGGAGGTCCGCGACGTCGCGGGTTGGCTCGCGCCAATGCCGGGCGGGGTGGGCCCGATGACCCGGGCCATGCTGCTGTCCAACGTCGTCGAGGCGGCGGAGGCGGCGGAGGCGGCGGAGGCGGCGGAGGGCCGGCCCGGCGGAGGTTCGACTCAGCCCACCTGA
- a CDS encoding FHA domain-containing protein produces MSTPLLRAEDTGDRFELRGEVTSVGRGGGVDVALTDPSVSRLHAELIRRGPHVYISDLGLSTNGTRVNGRPVGRRLLVNGDVLSFGAARLRFESDAGPAEPTVELGRVSTPDLTRREMDVITALCRPALRQEAFVAPATAREIAEELVVTEAAVKQHLLRLYQKLRIGEGTNRRGRLANEVIAMGIVRPSPEPGEEPARQVG; encoded by the coding sequence ATGTCGACGCCGCTGCTGCGGGCCGAGGACACCGGAGACCGGTTCGAACTTCGCGGCGAGGTGACCTCCGTGGGCCGGGGCGGGGGGGTCGACGTGGCGCTCACCGACCCCAGCGTGTCCCGGCTGCACGCGGAGCTGATCCGACGTGGCCCGCACGTCTACATCTCGGACCTGGGTCTGTCGACGAACGGCACCCGGGTCAACGGCCGACCGGTAGGTCGCCGGCTGCTGGTCAACGGCGACGTGCTGTCCTTCGGTGCGGCCCGGCTCCGGTTCGAGAGCGACGCCGGCCCGGCTGAGCCCACCGTGGAGTTGGGGCGGGTCAGCACGCCCGACCTTACCCGGCGGGAGATGGACGTGATCACCGCGCTGTGCCGTCCAGCGCTGCGGCAGGAGGCATTCGTCGCCCCGGCCACCGCCCGGGAAATCGCCGAGGAACTGGTCGTCACCGAGGCCGCGGTCAAGCAGCACCTGCTCCGGCTCTACCAGAAGCTGCGGATCGGCGAGGGCACCAATCGCCGCGGCCGCCTCGCCAACGAGGTCATCGCCATGGGCATCGTCCGCCCGTCGCCGGAACCGGGCGAGGAGCCCGCGCGTCAGGTGGGCTGA
- a CDS encoding citrate/2-methylcitrate synthase codes for MADKSSRGLADVVAASTAISDIDGRAGRLFYRGYDIHDLAGRISFEECIHLLQRGTLPTRAELEQLMAELASGRQIGPTAAQLIPELAGKATPMEALRTLVSALSVDDPDDASNAPEANQRKALRLVAQMPVLVARYEAARGGREVPPPDPALGIAGNFLLQALGEPPGAEEAAALDECLVLHADHTMNASTFAARVCAATLSDMHSAITAAIGTLKGALHGGANEQVMRTLEGIGSVDRVEAAVLERLDAGEKIMGFGHRVYRTEDPRATHLRRLSQRLGELAGDSRFYEMSITMEKVVMEAKGLYPNVDFFAASVYHALGIPTDLFTPVFSISRMSGWTSHVIEQQLDNRLIRPDSEYVGDRDKKWTPIEDR; via the coding sequence ATGGCCGACAAGTCGTCTCGCGGGCTCGCTGACGTCGTCGCCGCCTCCACGGCCATCTCCGACATCGACGGGCGGGCGGGTCGGCTGTTCTACCGCGGTTACGACATCCATGATCTGGCCGGCCGGATCTCCTTCGAGGAATGCATCCACCTCCTCCAGCGCGGAACGCTGCCTACCCGGGCCGAGCTCGAGCAGCTGATGGCCGAGCTTGCGAGCGGCCGTCAGATCGGCCCCACCGCCGCGCAGTTGATTCCCGAGCTCGCCGGTAAGGCCACCCCGATGGAGGCCCTGCGGACCCTGGTGTCGGCGCTGTCCGTCGACGACCCCGACGACGCGTCGAACGCGCCGGAGGCCAATCAGCGCAAGGCACTCCGGCTGGTCGCTCAAATGCCCGTCCTCGTGGCCCGATACGAGGCGGCCCGGGGGGGACGGGAGGTCCCGCCGCCGGATCCCGCGCTCGGTATCGCCGGGAATTTCCTCCTCCAGGCGCTCGGCGAGCCGCCGGGGGCCGAGGAGGCGGCCGCTCTCGACGAGTGCCTGGTGCTGCACGCCGATCACACGATGAACGCGTCGACCTTTGCCGCCAGGGTGTGCGCCGCGACCCTTTCCGACATGCATTCGGCGATCACGGCCGCGATTGGGACGCTCAAGGGCGCTCTGCACGGCGGGGCCAACGAGCAGGTGATGCGCACCCTGGAGGGGATCGGATCGGTGGACCGGGTCGAGGCCGCGGTCCTCGAGCGCCTCGACGCGGGCGAGAAGATCATGGGTTTCGGCCACCGGGTCTATCGAACCGAGGATCCCCGGGCCACCCACCTGCGCAGACTGTCGCAGCGCCTCGGCGAGCTGGCTGGCGACAGTCGCTTCTACGAGATGTCGATCACGATGGAGAAGGTAGTAATGGAGGCGAAGGGTCTCTATCCGAACGTGGACTTCTTCGCGGCCAGCGTCTATCACGCCCTCGGCATCCCCACCGACCTGTTCACGCCGGTCTTTTCGATTTCCCGGATGTCGGGCTGGACCAGTCATGTCATCGAGCAGCAGCTCGACAACCGGCTGATCCGACCCGACAGCGAGTACGTCGGCGACCGGGACAAGAAGTGGACCCCCATCGAGGATCGGTGA
- a CDS encoding ACT domain-containing protein: MSSTGDPTATAGRDLGPRLDPARLAVARFAAGWYPAGSVAGFSALVRDDSGTTLVCSEDGLEAIGDSSPAIAVEPGWRRITFAGPLPGELVGLLADVAGRLAGAQIPFTSMSGFTTDHALVRAAHADPAVQTLRGGPPPVQRPGTNP, from the coding sequence GTGAGCAGCACCGGAGACCCGACCGCGACCGCTGGCCGCGATCTCGGGCCCCGGCTCGACCCCGCCCGCCTGGCGGTCGCGCGTTTCGCGGCCGGGTGGTATCCGGCCGGGTCGGTCGCCGGATTCAGTGCGCTCGTTCGCGACGACTCGGGGACGACCCTGGTGTGCAGCGAGGACGGCCTCGAAGCGATCGGCGACTCCTCGCCGGCGATCGCAGTCGAGCCGGGTTGGCGCCGGATCACCTTCGCCGGGCCGTTGCCCGGGGAGCTCGTCGGTCTCCTCGCGGACGTGGCCGGTCGGTTGGCCGGGGCGCAGATCCCGTTCACCTCGATGTCCGGATTCACAACCGACCACGCGCTGGTCCGGGCGGCGCACGCCGATCCCGCCGTTCAGACCCTCCGCGGCGGGCCGCCGCCGGTTCAGCGACCGGGCACGAATCCGTGA
- a CDS encoding DUF3017 domain-containing protein, whose product MTVSSAGEVTEAPPAPRAPRRRLPDPSYPAVAGIVVGLLLAWLHHPRMGLYVVGVVLGVLGVLRLVLPARDAGLLVVRGRTFDVVVLLLLAAGVVLIASVTPFPPPAS is encoded by the coding sequence GTGACCGTCTCGTCGGCCGGCGAGGTGACTGAGGCACCCCCCGCTCCGCGCGCGCCGCGCCGCCGGCTGCCCGACCCGAGCTACCCAGCCGTCGCCGGGATCGTCGTGGGCCTGCTGCTTGCCTGGTTGCACCATCCGCGAATGGGGCTCTATGTCGTCGGGGTGGTGCTCGGCGTCCTCGGCGTTTTGCGACTTGTCCTCCCGGCGCGCGACGCCGGGCTGCTCGTCGTTCGTGGGCGCACGTTCGACGTCGTCGTTCTCCTCCTCCTCGCCGCCGGTGTGGTCCTCATCGCCAGCGTGACCCCGTTCCCTCCACCCGCCTCCTGA
- a CDS encoding isocitrate/isopropylmalate dehydrogenase family protein, protein MTTHRVTLIPGDGTGPELSEATRRVLEAAAATAGSGFDWDVQQAGVDVMAEFGTPLPEQTLESVRRNRVAIKGPITTPIGTGFRSVNVALRAELDLYACLRPCKTYPGVRSRFDSVDVVIVRENTEDLYAGIEYAHDTAEADQVIEFLNRLQAKQIRTHSGISIKPISEFGSERIIRYAFDYARANGRRRVHCITKSNIMKHTDGLFLAVFREVAKDYPDIEPWENLVDATCMGLVQRPEEWDVLVLPNLYGDILSDLTAGMVGGLGVAPGGNLGTEVAVFEATHGSAPKYKGLNRVNPTAMILSGMLMLRHLGEAEAGDRLEQAVAAVLAEGKSVTYDMKPDRDDPSAVGTAEYADAIIEKLKG, encoded by the coding sequence ATGACGACGCATCGCGTGACCCTCATCCCCGGCGACGGCACCGGCCCCGAGCTGAGTGAGGCCACCAGGCGCGTGCTGGAGGCAGCCGCGGCTACCGCGGGCTCCGGTTTCGATTGGGACGTCCAGCAGGCGGGGGTGGACGTGATGGCGGAGTTCGGAACCCCGCTGCCCGAGCAGACCCTGGAGTCGGTCCGCCGCAACCGGGTGGCGATCAAGGGCCCGATCACCACCCCGATCGGGACCGGGTTCCGCTCGGTGAACGTCGCGCTGCGCGCCGAGCTCGACCTCTACGCCTGCCTGCGGCCGTGCAAGACCTACCCGGGGGTGCGTAGCCGGTTCGACAGCGTCGACGTCGTGATCGTCCGGGAGAACACCGAGGACCTGTACGCGGGAATCGAGTACGCCCACGACACCGCGGAGGCCGACCAGGTCATCGAGTTCCTCAACCGGCTGCAAGCGAAGCAGATCCGGACCCACTCGGGAATCTCGATCAAGCCGATCAGCGAGTTCGGTTCCGAGCGGATCATCCGCTACGCCTTCGACTACGCGCGGGCCAACGGGCGGCGCCGGGTGCACTGCATCACGAAATCGAACATCATGAAGCACACCGACGGGCTGTTCCTCGCGGTGTTCCGGGAGGTCGCCAAGGACTACCCGGACATCGAGCCGTGGGAGAACTTGGTCGACGCCACCTGCATGGGCCTGGTCCAGCGTCCCGAGGAGTGGGATGTGCTCGTGCTGCCGAACCTTTACGGCGACATCCTCTCCGATCTCACCGCTGGCATGGTCGGCGGCCTTGGCGTGGCACCCGGGGGCAACCTCGGAACCGAGGTTGCGGTATTCGAGGCCACCCATGGCAGCGCCCCGAAGTACAAGGGACTGAACCGGGTCAATCCAACCGCGATGATCTTGTCCGGCATGCTCATGCTGCGGCACCTGGGCGAGGCGGAGGCGGGCGACCGGCTCGAGCAGGCCGTCGCCGCGGTCCTCGCCGAGGGCAAAAGCGTCACCTATGACATGAAGCCGGATCGCGACGATCCCAGCGCGGTCGGCACCGCTGAGTACGCCGACGCGATCATCGAGAAGCTGAAGGGCTGA
- the mdh gene encoding malate dehydrogenase, protein MTVVGCGFYGSTTAQRLAEYDLFDTVVLTDIIEGKPQGLALDLNQSRPVEGFETKVVGTNGYAETEGSDIVVITAGLPRRPGMSRMDLIETNAKIVREVTENIARSSPDAVLVVVSNPLDEMTALASNVSGFPRQRVMGQAGMLDTARFSNFVAEALGVPIAVVRTLTLGSHGDTMVPVPSHCTVEGRPLTDLLPADRIAELVERTRNGGAEVVALLKTGSAYYAPSAAAARMVRAVAEDSGAEMPVCAWVDGEYGLAGVYLGVPAELGRTGVRRVVEIELTAGEHAALGAAAEAVRGKQADVANL, encoded by the coding sequence GTGACGGTCGTTGGCTGCGGCTTCTACGGCTCGACGACCGCCCAGCGGCTCGCCGAATACGACCTGTTCGACACGGTCGTCCTCACCGACATCATCGAGGGCAAGCCCCAGGGTCTGGCGCTCGACCTGAACCAGTCCCGGCCGGTGGAAGGCTTCGAGACGAAGGTCGTCGGCACCAACGGCTACGCGGAGACCGAGGGCTCCGACATCGTCGTGATCACGGCCGGCCTGCCCCGTCGGCCCGGGATGAGTCGGATGGACCTGATCGAGACCAACGCCAAGATCGTCCGCGAGGTCACCGAGAACATCGCACGCTCCTCGCCCGACGCCGTGCTCGTCGTGGTCTCGAATCCGCTGGATGAGATGACGGCGTTGGCGTCCAACGTGTCCGGATTCCCGCGTCAGCGGGTGATGGGCCAGGCCGGGATGCTCGACACCGCGCGCTTCAGCAACTTCGTCGCCGAGGCACTGGGCGTGCCGATCGCGGTGGTGCGGACGCTGACCCTGGGTTCGCACGGCGACACGATGGTCCCGGTGCCTTCGCATTGCACCGTCGAGGGTCGCCCGCTGACCGACCTGCTGCCGGCGGATCGGATCGCGGAGCTGGTCGAGCGGACCCGCAATGGCGGCGCCGAGGTGGTCGCGTTGCTGAAAACCGGCTCGGCGTACTACGCGCCGTCCGCCGCGGCGGCCCGGATGGTGCGCGCGGTCGCGGAGGACAGCGGCGCCGAGATGCCGGTTTGCGCCTGGGTGGACGGTGAGTACGGCCTGGCCGGTGTCTACCTCGGGGTTCCCGCCGAGCTCGGCCGAACCGGCGTCCGCCGGGTGGTCGAGATAGAGCTCACCGCCGGCGAACACGCCGCGCTCGGGGCGGCGGCCGAGGCGGTCCGCGGCAAGCAGGCGGATGTCGCGAATCTGTGA
- a CDS encoding hemolysin family protein — MIWLYVLVVLALIGLEGLFVAAEISLVSLREGQVRGLAERGRRGRRLARLVNDPNRFLAAVQIGVTTTALTSAAFGAVTLSHSAATRLRRAGLGHTAAGLIGFFGVTMLISYVTIVVGELLPKRLALQRVEGTALAVAPALSRVATVSRPVIWLLSVSTNLLVRLVGADPAANRESITEEELRDLVTAHESLTGEERALIDEVFASGERQLREVMVPRTEVEFLDSALPAARALKIAERLPFSRFPVHRGSHDDVAGFVHIRDLATLSPATRRTAKVADLSRPIAHLPATKRVIPALSEMRRGGHHLAVVVDEYGGTAGIVTLEDLIEELVGEIHDEYDLGAIAPKRLAGGDVEVDGLLNLDDFREETGVALPDGPYETVAGCIMAALGQVPRLGDAVQVAGLRLTVTEMDGRRAGRVRVSGLVESTEAQDSG; from the coding sequence GTGATCTGGCTCTATGTGCTCGTCGTCCTCGCGCTGATCGGCCTCGAGGGCCTGTTCGTCGCCGCGGAAATCTCGCTGGTCTCTCTCCGGGAAGGGCAGGTCCGCGGCCTGGCCGAGCGCGGCCGGCGCGGCCGCCGGCTAGCCCGGCTGGTCAACGACCCGAACCGATTCCTTGCGGCCGTGCAGATCGGGGTGACCACGACTGCACTCACCTCGGCTGCCTTCGGCGCGGTGACCCTGTCCCATTCGGCGGCCACCCGTCTGCGCCGAGCGGGCCTGGGGCATACCGCGGCCGGGCTGATCGGCTTCTTCGGGGTAACCATGCTGATCAGCTACGTCACGATCGTGGTCGGCGAGCTGCTCCCTAAACGGCTCGCCCTTCAGCGGGTCGAGGGCACCGCCCTCGCGGTGGCACCCGCGCTGTCCCGGGTCGCGACGGTCAGCCGCCCGGTGATCTGGCTGCTCTCGGTGAGCACGAACCTGCTCGTCCGGCTGGTCGGGGCGGACCCGGCGGCGAACCGTGAATCGATCACCGAGGAGGAGCTTCGGGACCTGGTGACCGCCCACGAGTCGCTGACGGGGGAGGAGCGGGCGCTCATCGACGAGGTGTTCGCCAGCGGGGAACGGCAACTTCGCGAGGTCATGGTGCCGCGGACCGAGGTCGAGTTCCTGGACTCTGCGCTTCCCGCCGCCAGGGCACTCAAGATCGCCGAACGACTGCCGTTCTCCCGGTTCCCCGTGCACCGGGGCTCGCACGACGACGTCGCCGGATTCGTGCACATCAGGGATCTGGCCACGTTGTCGCCCGCAACCCGTCGGACCGCCAAGGTCGCCGACCTCAGCCGCCCGATCGCCCATCTGCCCGCGACGAAACGAGTCATCCCGGCGCTGTCCGAGATGCGGCGCGGTGGGCACCATCTCGCCGTCGTGGTCGACGAGTACGGCGGCACGGCCGGCATCGTCACGCTGGAGGACCTGATCGAGGAACTTGTCGGCGAGATCCACGACGAGTACGACCTCGGCGCGATCGCACCCAAGCGACTCGCCGGTGGCGATGTAGAGGTCGACGGGTTGCTGAACCTCGACGATTTCCGCGAAGAGACCGGCGTAGCGCTTCCGGACGGCCCGTACGAGACCGTCGCCGGCTGCATCATGGCGGCGCTCGGTCAGGTGCCGCGGCTCGGCGATGCCGTGCAGGTCGCCGGCCTTCGGCTGACGGTGACCGAGATGGACGGGCGGCGCGCCGGGCGGGTTCGGGTCAGCGGACTCGTCGAGTCCACGGAGGCCCAGGACTCCGGCTGA